The following proteins are co-located in the Streptomyces bottropensis ATCC 25435 genome:
- a CDS encoding alpha/beta hydrolase yields MTLTPPPFDPELAAALEMIKDTLLTQLTMDEIEATRNGPGIEMWADMDLTLGGAFEVEDRVVPGPENAPDISLLICRPVDPATDGPLPVIYHVHGGGMVLGNNRVGVDAPLRWANELGAVVVSVEYRLAPENPYPAPIDDVYAGLLWIADHAEEIGADAERIVITGASAGGGLTAALALLLRDRKGPRPVGQMLMCPMLDDRNDTPSVYQMEGLGAWDRTANDTGWTALLGERRGGPDVSPYAAPARADDLTGLPPAFLDVGSAETFRDEVVAYATRLWQAGGAAELHVWPGGFHGFESFAPQAVLSQACQAAQVAWLRRLLAE; encoded by the coding sequence ATGACGCTCACGCCGCCCCCGTTCGACCCGGAACTCGCCGCCGCCCTGGAGATGATCAAGGACACGTTGCTGACCCAGCTGACCATGGACGAGATCGAAGCCACCCGTAACGGTCCCGGTATAGAGATGTGGGCGGACATGGACCTGACCTTGGGCGGGGCGTTCGAGGTCGAGGACCGGGTCGTGCCGGGTCCCGAGAACGCGCCCGACATCTCGCTGCTGATCTGCCGGCCGGTCGATCCGGCGACGGACGGTCCGCTGCCCGTGATCTACCACGTCCACGGCGGCGGCATGGTGCTCGGCAACAACCGCGTCGGCGTGGACGCCCCGCTGCGCTGGGCCAATGAGCTGGGCGCGGTCGTGGTGTCCGTCGAGTACCGCCTGGCACCGGAGAACCCGTACCCGGCGCCCATCGACGACGTGTACGCCGGGCTGCTGTGGATCGCCGACCACGCCGAGGAGATCGGCGCCGACGCCGAGCGGATCGTCATCACGGGGGCCAGCGCGGGCGGTGGCCTGACGGCCGCGCTGGCCCTGCTCCTCAGGGACCGCAAGGGTCCGCGCCCCGTCGGCCAGATGCTGATGTGCCCGATGCTCGACGACCGCAACGACACCCCCTCCGTGTACCAGATGGAGGGCCTCGGCGCGTGGGACCGCACGGCCAACGACACCGGCTGGACCGCGCTGCTGGGTGAGCGGCGCGGCGGCCCGGATGTCTCCCCGTACGCCGCCCCGGCCCGCGCGGACGACCTGACCGGGCTGCCCCCGGCCTTCCTCGACGTCGGCTCCGCCGAAACGTTCCGCGACGAAGTGGTCGCCTACGCCACCCGCCTGTGGCAGGCCGGCGGTGCCGCCGAGCTGCACGTGTGGCCGGGCGGCTTCCACGGCTTCGAAAGCTTCGCCCCCCAGGCGGTCCTCTCCCAGGCATGCCAGGCGGCCCAGGTGGCGTGGCTGCGCAGGCTCCTCGCAGAGTGA
- a CDS encoding helix-turn-helix domain-containing protein yields the protein MKELAGRLTALDPDAGAAVRVIAYFDRLAEHRAGLEAMVRGVAVLAGCPARLADAGRRVRLRVETDGHRRDTDQSPDPAWPSAALSPDGAPALWLERAGAPSVVDAVTLERAAAAIRVVLDRTRGRAPTAHADDPALVETLLDATAPEQVRLHAARQLGLDPATRARVAAPFDGPPRIVNASARRGPIHPHARPSTPGPAPVPARGTAPTHAGPATADPGPAHLDAGSAGTALPPGRVGVGPAVPLLELPDSWAAARTALRFTADGTPHDPGPRVVYADELGGIGLLAELVVPGADPPPDVRALDAAVADAPWMLTTLHAVASTASLRAAAVEVNVHHSTLQDRLGHAEALLGWAVRTPQGRLRLQLALAMRHLGRA from the coding sequence ATGAAAGAGCTGGCGGGGCGGCTGACCGCACTGGATCCGGATGCCGGCGCCGCCGTCCGGGTCATCGCCTACTTCGACCGGCTGGCCGAGCACCGGGCCGGTCTTGAGGCGATGGTGCGCGGGGTCGCCGTGCTGGCCGGGTGTCCGGCGCGGCTCGCCGACGCCGGGCGGCGGGTACGTCTGCGGGTCGAGACCGACGGGCACCGCCGGGACACGGACCAGTCTCCCGACCCCGCGTGGCCGTCCGCCGCGCTGTCGCCGGACGGTGCCCCGGCGCTGTGGCTGGAGCGGGCGGGGGCACCCAGCGTCGTCGACGCGGTGACCCTCGAACGGGCGGCGGCTGCCATCCGCGTCGTCCTCGACCGCACCCGTGGCCGCGCACCGACGGCCCACGCCGACGACCCGGCGCTCGTGGAAACCCTCCTCGACGCCACCGCACCCGAGCAGGTACGGCTGCACGCGGCCCGGCAACTGGGCCTGGACCCGGCCACCCGGGCCCGCGTGGCCGCGCCGTTCGACGGCCCGCCCCGCATCGTGAACGCCTCCGCCCGGCGTGGACCGATCCACCCGCACGCCCGGCCGTCCACCCCCGGGCCGGCACCGGTACCGGCCCGGGGCACCGCACCGACCCACGCCGGACCCGCCACCGCGGACCCGGGACCGGCGCACCTCGACGCCGGATCCGCCGGCACCGCCCTCCCACCGGGCCGGGTCGGTGTCGGCCCCGCCGTGCCCCTGCTCGAACTGCCGGACTCCTGGGCCGCCGCCCGCACCGCGCTCCGTTTCACCGCCGACGGCACCCCGCACGACCCCGGACCCCGGGTCGTGTACGCCGATGAGCTCGGCGGTATCGGGCTGCTCGCCGAGCTTGTCGTGCCGGGGGCCGATCCGCCGCCCGATGTGCGGGCGCTGGATGCGGCGGTCGCGGACGCGCCCTGGATGCTGACGACGTTGCACGCGGTCGCCTCGACGGCGAGCCTGCGGGCAGCCGCCGTCGAGGTCAACGTCCACCACTCCACGCTCCAGGACCGGTTGGGCCACGCCGAGGCGCTGCTCGGGTGGGCCGTCCGTACCCCACAGGGCCGACTCAGGCTGCAACTGGCCCTGGCCATGCGGCATTTGGGGCGCGCATAG
- a CDS encoding BNR repeat-containing protein — MLPPPTHAVCKASHDIVCCPANCQEKALSEPITRRTGAQRHGGHPRRASPMRPQPCLTSGTTDTEGTIMPMTQRRRRFLPRLRATLIASAAALACMLVTLSAPFPASAVDQVTRTDDFERANGSLGANWASDRGTWSIASGEALSAATPTNAVATYRPVQLGSSYTVSAQIRIVSSSPSGAEWSGIAANVQGTTSLDYFVLRVTTAGGARTGQWQLLKMAASTTPTVLAQGNMNAPYGTSLELNLGRTGTRFTVSVRNSDSGATLVDTSYTLPTTDPTRVGGSAGLYSNTGNLRAKSFSLTTSTPAITPTATRSDDFERANGSLGANWASDRGTWSIASGEALSAATPTNAVATYRPVQLGSSYTVSAQIRIVSSSPSGAEWSGIAANVQGTPSLDYYVLRVTTAGGARTGQWQLLKMAASTTPTVLAQGNMNAPYGTSLELNLGRTGTRFTVSVRNSDSGATLVDTSYTLPTTDPTRVGGSAGLYSNTGNLRAKSFSLTTSTPAISPPGTLDCTVDKGSYDFPDAQQQVLQTIPVDTTWAGMPVTQRVLTHNDDQYVAYYDDARRMTIAHRSLSDDSWTTKVLPSTLGWDSHNYVSMGLDRDGNLHVSGNMHNVALVYFRTTVPGDVTSLTRVTTMIDASTENSVTYPEFVNRQDGSLVFSHRNGGSGDGVTYFNVYDEASSAWSRLVDEPLFDGEGSDDNPSGTWNAYFENPALGPDGWFHMIWVWRDTGDAATNSRLSYAKSRNLVDWFDSAGTALTTPFRYGEADVIDPVPNGGGLLNGNAKLGFDAEGTPVISYHKYDGDGNSQIYVARPDGSGAWDIHQVSDWKGRWSFGGGGSLVFTVSMLGSEVMEDGNIRVDFTCSGEPRSIVIDGGLHPVAEAATPALPAEITDVRGTYPGLAVRLQTDLAGRNDTGTYYLRWESLPANQDKPRTDWPAEGSALEVVLLGPPSAG, encoded by the coding sequence ATGTTACCCCCGCCGACACATGCTGTTTGTAAGGCCAGTCATGACATCGTGTGCTGTCCTGCGAACTGCCAAGAGAAGGCCTTGTCGGAGCCGATCACCCGCCGAACTGGCGCTCAGCGGCATGGCGGTCACCCGCGGCGGGCTTCGCCCATGCGTCCGCAGCCCTGTCTCACGTCAGGTACTACCGACACAGAAGGAACGATCATGCCCATGACACAAAGACGTCGAAGGTTCCTGCCGCGGCTGCGGGCCACGCTGATCGCCAGTGCCGCCGCCCTGGCGTGCATGCTGGTCACGCTTTCCGCGCCCTTTCCGGCGTCGGCCGTCGACCAAGTGACCAGGACCGATGACTTCGAACGCGCCAACGGCTCCCTCGGGGCGAACTGGGCCTCCGACCGAGGAACGTGGTCGATCGCATCCGGTGAAGCCCTCTCCGCTGCCACCCCGACGAACGCTGTCGCCACCTACCGTCCGGTTCAGCTCGGTAGCTCGTACACTGTGAGTGCTCAGATCAGGATCGTCAGCAGCTCGCCTTCCGGTGCGGAATGGAGCGGTATCGCGGCGAACGTACAGGGAACGACCTCGCTGGACTACTTCGTCCTGCGCGTGACGACCGCCGGTGGGGCCCGCACGGGGCAGTGGCAGCTGCTGAAGATGGCGGCCAGCACCACACCGACCGTGCTCGCCCAGGGAAACATGAACGCGCCCTACGGCACATCTCTCGAACTGAACCTCGGTCGCACCGGGACCCGTTTCACCGTCTCGGTGCGCAACAGCGACTCCGGGGCCACCCTCGTCGACACGTCGTACACGCTGCCCACCACCGACCCGACCCGTGTGGGCGGCTCCGCCGGCCTCTACTCGAACACCGGCAACCTGCGCGCGAAGTCGTTCTCCCTGACGACCTCCACCCCGGCCATCACACCTACGGCAACGCGGTCCGATGACTTCGAACGCGCCAACGGCTCCCTCGGGGCGAACTGGGCCTCCGACCGAGGAACGTGGTCGATCGCATCCGGTGAAGCCCTCTCCGCTGCCACCCCGACGAACGCTGTCGCCACCTACCGTCCGGTTCAGCTCGGTAGCTCGTACACCGTGAGTGCTCAGATCAGGATCGTCAGCAGCTCGCCTTCCGGTGCGGAATGGAGCGGTATCGCGGCGAACGTACAGGGAACGCCCTCGCTGGACTACTACGTCCTGCGCGTGACGACCGCCGGTGGGGCCCGCACGGGGCAGTGGCAGCTGCTGAAGATGGCGGCCAGCACCACACCGACCGTGCTCGCCCAGGGAAACATGAACGCGCCCTACGGCACATCTCTCGAACTGAACCTCGGTCGCACCGGGACCCGTTTCACCGTCTCGGTGCGCAACAGCGACTCCGGGGCCACCCTCGTCGACACGTCGTACACGCTGCCCACCACCGACCCGACCCGTGTGGGCGGCTCCGCCGGCCTCTACTCGAACACCGGCAACCTGCGCGCGAAGTCGTTCTCCCTCACGACCTCCACCCCGGCCATCTCACCTCCGGGAACGCTCGATTGCACGGTGGACAAGGGCTCCTACGACTTCCCCGATGCCCAGCAGCAGGTGCTCCAGACGATCCCGGTGGACACGACGTGGGCCGGCATGCCGGTGACGCAACGGGTACTGACACACAATGACGATCAGTACGTGGCCTACTACGACGACGCACGCCGGATGACGATCGCGCACCGCAGCCTCTCGGACGACAGCTGGACCACAAAGGTGCTCCCCTCGACGTTGGGCTGGGACAGCCACAACTACGTCTCGATGGGACTGGACCGCGACGGCAACCTCCATGTGTCCGGCAACATGCACAACGTGGCGCTGGTGTACTTCCGCACCACCGTGCCCGGCGACGTGACGTCGCTGACCCGGGTGACCACGATGATCGATGCGTCGACCGAGAACTCGGTGACCTATCCGGAGTTCGTCAACCGCCAGGACGGCAGTCTCGTCTTCAGCCATCGCAATGGTGGGTCAGGTGACGGCGTGACCTACTTCAACGTGTATGACGAGGCCTCCTCCGCCTGGTCGCGGCTGGTCGACGAGCCGCTCTTCGACGGCGAGGGATCCGACGACAATCCGAGCGGGACGTGGAACGCCTACTTCGAGAACCCCGCCCTCGGACCAGACGGATGGTTCCACATGATCTGGGTCTGGCGCGACACTGGTGACGCCGCGACCAACAGTCGGCTGAGCTACGCCAAGAGCAGGAACCTCGTCGACTGGTTCGACAGTGCCGGCACTGCGCTGACGACCCCGTTCCGGTACGGCGAGGCGGATGTGATCGACCCGGTGCCCAACGGCGGCGGTCTGCTCAACGGCAACGCGAAGCTCGGCTTCGACGCCGAGGGCACTCCGGTCATCAGCTATCACAAGTACGACGGTGACGGGAACTCCCAGATCTACGTCGCGCGCCCCGACGGATCAGGCGCGTGGGACATCCACCAAGTCAGCGACTGGAAGGGCCGCTGGAGTTTCGGCGGTGGCGGCAGCCTCGTCTTCACAGTGTCCATGCTCGGCTCCGAGGTGATGGAGGATGGCAACATCCGCGTCGACTTCACTTGCTCGGGTGAACCGCGGAGCATCGTCATCGACGGTGGCCTGCACCCCGTGGCGGAGGCCGCGACCCCGGCGCTGCCCGCCGAGATCACGGATGTGCGCGGCACCTACCCTGGCCTGGCGGTGCGACTGCAGACCGACCTGGCCGGCCGCAACGACACCGGCACCTACTATCTCCGCTGGGAATCCCTGCCAGCAAACCAGGACAAGCCGCGCACGGACTGGCCTGCGGAGGGAAGTGCGCTGGAGGTGGTGCTCCTGGGCCCGCCGTCCGCGGGGTAG